A stretch of Acidobacteriota bacterium DNA encodes these proteins:
- a CDS encoding acyl-CoA dehydrogenase — protein MSKGLDRETLDMTLEALRDFTAARLPEKKILELDATEEFPIDIVRDMCGAELGIQLLFIPEEFEGMGGGAFDVYRVCEELARVDLGLATGVLATFLGSDPIIFGGTHEQKKRWMTRIALEGLLMAYGATEPEAGSDLAALRTVAEPVVEDGTVKGYRITGNKQWISNGGYADLYSVLARAPGGASWFIVEKDTPGLGHGKPEDKHGIRASNTATVSLEDVYVDADRLVGGVEGQGLIQAQLVFGYTRLMVAAFGLGAGWAALDRAIPYSVGRIQGGAPLSEKQGYTHKLIVPHAVMLEAARAYIEETAERIDTEDSNLNTEGAIAKYLATEAGNLAADAAIQALGGYGYTREYMVEKYKRDARITRIYEGTSEIMEMTICRDRWQSHLKTHGRFYHDMALEMEQLHGRQGQVGAGTAALCLHALAELLEVARKQRLTRHQHVLFRLGEIIAWVEGAASLARRAVRAADGTLSEKAHGRFNADALAAFGRIFARDAAMKLAGEGMRWIGSLIPEAESVQLEKQILIPQIYRAQAGLLPDMDLAADILYERQPG, from the coding sequence ATGAGCAAAGGACTGGACAGAGAGACGCTGGACATGACGCTGGAAGCGCTGAGGGATTTCACCGCCGCGCGCCTGCCGGAGAAGAAGATCCTGGAACTGGACGCCACCGAGGAGTTCCCGATCGACATCGTGAGGGACATGTGCGGCGCCGAGCTGGGAATCCAGCTCCTGTTCATCCCCGAGGAGTTCGAGGGGATGGGGGGGGGCGCCTTCGATGTCTACCGGGTGTGCGAGGAACTGGCGCGCGTCGACCTGGGGCTGGCCACCGGGGTGCTGGCGACCTTCCTGGGCAGCGACCCGATCATCTTCGGCGGGACCCACGAGCAGAAGAAACGCTGGATGACGCGCATCGCGCTGGAGGGCCTGCTGATGGCCTACGGCGCGACCGAACCGGAAGCCGGGAGCGACCTGGCCGCCCTGAGGACGGTGGCGGAGCCGGTGGTGGAGGACGGGACCGTCAAGGGGTACCGGATCACCGGGAACAAACAGTGGATCAGCAACGGGGGGTACGCCGATCTCTATTCCGTCCTGGCCAGGGCGCCGGGGGGGGCCAGCTGGTTCATCGTGGAGAAGGACACCCCGGGGCTGGGGCACGGCAAGCCGGAGGACAAGCACGGGATCCGCGCCAGCAACACGGCCACGGTTTCCCTGGAGGACGTCTACGTCGACGCCGACCGCCTCGTCGGCGGCGTGGAGGGGCAGGGGCTCATCCAGGCGCAGCTGGTGTTCGGCTACACCCGGCTGATGGTCGCCGCCTTCGGGCTCGGCGCCGGCTGGGCCGCGCTGGACCGCGCCATTCCCTATTCGGTCGGCCGGATCCAGGGGGGGGCGCCCCTGTCCGAGAAGCAGGGGTATACCCACAAGCTCATCGTCCCCCACGCCGTGATGCTCGAGGCCGCCCGCGCCTACATCGAGGAGACGGCCGAACGGATCGACACCGAGGACAGCAACCTGAACACCGAGGGGGCGATCGCCAAATACCTGGCCACCGAGGCGGGGAACCTGGCGGCCGACGCGGCCATCCAGGCGCTCGGGGGATACGGCTACACGCGCGAATACATGGTGGAGAAGTACAAGCGGGACGCACGGATCACGAGGATCTACGAGGGCACCAGCGAGATCATGGAAATGACCATCTGCCGCGACCGCTGGCAGTCGCATCTGAAGACGCACGGCCGTTTCTACCACGACATGGCGCTCGAGATGGAACAGCTGCACGGCAGGCAGGGGCAGGTGGGCGCGGGGACCGCCGCCCTCTGCCTGCACGCGCTGGCGGAGCTGCTCGAGGTGGCCCGCAAACAGCGGCTGACGCGCCACCAGCACGTGCTCTTCCGGCTGGGCGAAATCATCGCCTGGGTGGAAGGGGCCGCCAGTCTCGCCCGCCGGGCGGTGCGGGCGGCGGACGGAACCCTGAGCGAAAAGGCCCATGGCCGCTTCAACGCCGATGCCCTGGCCGCCTTCGGCCGCATCTTCGCGCGCGACGCGGCGATGAAGCTGGCGGGCGAAGGGATGCGGTGGATCGGGTCGCTGATCCCCGAGGCGGAATCGGTCCAGCTTGAAAAACAGATCCTGATTCCGCAGATTTACCGGGCGCAGGCGGGGTTGCTGCCGGATATGGACCTCGCGGCCGACATCCTGTACGAGCGGCAGCCGGGGTAA